Proteins found in one Ptychodera flava strain L36383 chromosome 3, AS_Pfla_20210202, whole genome shotgun sequence genomic segment:
- the LOC139128868 gene encoding uncharacterized protein KIAA1958-like, translating to MTQERPEDLDEEIRELFRLAEELGATGTDDFLGMEENTRPVSSNVQPSRSRYVEFSETDKQELITEQRKKNTVQSTNCAVNQFNKWMRTMRPSETRPISEIPPDVLDCYLGSFYAGVRQKDGSEYEPDSLTTYQRGIDRFLGENGYKFSISRDKEFSNSQATLRAKRAQLKTQGKGNKPNAAEELTEREEELLFEKGVIGTHNPEALLFLVWLNNQKHFGFRGCQESRQMLWGDIALKHTADNTEFLEFNERENKTRSSGKVNEQPRAYPPKAFAIPDDPSRCPVYAYKQYALRRPPSHQENDAPFYLAINYKPEHPFGSNVNRWERTS from the coding sequence ATGACCCAAGAACGTCCAGAAGATCTCGACGAAGAAATTCGCGAGCTATTCCGTCTAGCGGAGGAATTGGGAGCTACTGGAACCGATGATTTTTTGGGTATGGAGGAAAATACGCGGCCCGTTTCCTCTAACGTTCAGCCATCGCGATCGCGCTACGTCGAGTTCTCGGAGACCGACAAGCAAGAGCTGATCACCGAACAGAGGAAGAAAAATACGGTGCAGTCCACAAATTGTGCCGTAAACCAGTTCAACAAGTGGATGCGTACTATGCGACCTTCAGAAACAAGACCGATATCCGAAATTCCACCAGATGTCCTTGACTGCTATCTCGGCAGCTTTTACGCTGGCGTCCGTCAAAAAGATGGTTCTGAGTACGAACCAGACTCGCTTACGACCTACCAGCGTGGGATAGATCGCTTCCTCGGTGAGAATGGTTACAAATTCTCGATCAGCCGCGATAAAGAATTTAGCAATTCGCAGGCAACTTTGAGAGCAAAACGTGCCCAATTGAAGACCCAGGGCAAAGGCAATAAACCAAATGCAGCCGAAGAATTAACGGAACGCGAGGAGGAGCTCCTTTTTGAAAAAGGTGTGATCGGCACACACAACCCCGAAGCGCTACTATTTCTCGTTTGGCTAAACAACCAGAAACACTTCGGGTTCAGAGGCTGTCAAGAGAGCAGACAGATGCTGTGGGGAGACATCGCCTTGAAGCATACCGCTGACAACACCGAATTCTTAGAATTCAACGAGAGGGAAAATAAGACAAGATCTTCCGGGAAAGTGAACGAACAACCTAGGGCCTATCCACCGAAGGCTTTCGCTATTCCTGACGACCCCTCTCGCTGTCCCGTGTACGCGTATAAACAGTATGCGCTCCGTCGACCGCCAAGTCATCAAGAGAACGACGCGCCCTTCTATCTGGCGATAAATTACAAACCAGAACATCCATTTGGTTCAAACGTCAACCGATGGGAGCGAACAAGTTAG